In Mus caroli chromosome 9, CAROLI_EIJ_v1.1, whole genome shotgun sequence, a single window of DNA contains:
- the Ackr2 gene encoding atypical chemokine receptor 2 produces the protein MPTVASPLPLTTVGSENSSSIYDYDYLDDVTILVCRKDEVLSFGRVFLPVVYSLIFVLGLAGNLLLLVVLLHSAPRRRTMELYLLNLAVSNLLFVVTMPFWAISVAWHWVFGSFLCKVISTLYSINFYCGIFFITCMSLDKYLEIVHAQPLHSPKARFRNLLLIVMVWITALAISVPEMVFVQIHQTLDGVWHCYADFGGHATIWKLYLRFQLNLLGFLLPLLAMIFFYSRIGCVLVRLRPPGQGRALRMAAVLVIVFFMLWFPYNLTLFLHSLLDLHVFGNCEVSHRLDYTLQVTESLAFSYCCFTPVLYTFFSHRFRQNLKAFLSVVLRWHQAPGTTHAPPSNHSESSRVTAQEDVVSMNDLGERQSEDSLNKGEMGNT, from the coding sequence ATGCCCACCGTTGCTTCCCCGCTGCCTCTCACCACCGTCGGTTCCGAGAACAGCAGCTCCATCTACGACTACGACTACTTAGATGATGTGACCATCTTGGTTTGCAGGAAGGACGAGGTCCTGTCCTTTGGAAGAGTCTTTCTGCCGGTCGTCTACAGCCTGATCTTCGTGCTGGGCTTGGCCGGGAACCTCCTCCTCCTGGTGGTGTTGCTCCACTCTGCACCTCGAAGACGGACGATGGagctttacctgctgaacctGGCCGTCTCCAACCTCTTGTTTGTAGTGACTATGCCCTTCTGGGCCATCTCTGTGGCCTGGCATTGGGTTTTTGGTAGTTTCTTGTGCAAGGTGATAAGCACTCTCTACTCTATTAACTTTTACTGTGGTATCTTCTTCATCACCTGCATGAGCCTGGACAAATACCTGGAGATTGTCCACGCTCAGCCTCTCCACAGCCCGAAGGCCCGGTTCAGGAACCTGCTTCTCATTGTCATGGTGTGGATCACGGCCCTGGCCATCTCTGTCCCAGAAATGGTCTTTGTGCAGATCCACCAGACCTTAGATGGTGTGTGGCACTGCTATGCGGATTTTGGCGGACATGCGACCATTTGGAAGCTGTACCTGCGCTTCCAGCTGAACCTTCTGGGGTTTCTCCTCCCACTCTTGGCCATGATCTTCTTTTACTCCCGCATCGGTTGCGTTCTGGTCAGGCTGAGGCCGCCGGGCCAGGGCCGGGCTCTGAGGATGGCCGCGGTCCTGGTGATAGTTTTCTTCATGCTGTGGTTCCCATATAACCTCACCTTGTTTCTGCACTCGTTGCTGGACCTGCATGTCTTTGGGAACTGTGAGGTCAGCCACCGTCTGGACTATACGTTGCAGGTGACAGAGAGCCTGGCCTTCTCCTACTGCTGCTTCACCCCGGTCCTCTACACCTTCTTCAGTCACCGCTTCCGCCAGAACCTGAAGGCGTTTCTGTCTGTGGTGTTGAGATGGCACCAGGCACCTGGCACCACCCATGCCCCTCCCTCTAACCATTCTGAGAGCAGCAGGGTTACTGCCCAGGAAGATGTGGTCAGCATGAATGACCTTGGGGAGAGGCAGTCTGAGGACTCCCTTAACAAGGGGGAGATGGGGAATACTTAG
- the LOC110302470 gene encoding 7-alpha-hydroxycholest-4-en-3-one 12-alpha-hydroxylase, producing MMLWCTVLVALLTVVGCLCLSLLLRRRRPWEPPLDKGFVPWLGHSMAFRKNMFEFLKGMRAKHGDVFTVQLGGQYFTFVMDPLSFGPIIKNTEKALDFQSYAKELVLKVFGYQSVDGDHRMIHLASTKHLMGQGLEDLNQVMLDSLSLVMLGPKGSSLGASSWQEDGLFHFCYRILFKAGFLSLFGYTKDKQQDLDEADELFRKFRRFDFLFPRFVYSLLGPREWVEVSQLQRLFHQRLSVEQNLEKDGISCWLGYMLQFLREQGIASSMQDKFNFMMLWASQGNTGPTCFWVLLFLLKHEDAMKAVREEATRVMGKARLEAKKSFTFTPSALKHTPVLDSVMEESLRLCATPTLLRVVQEDYVLKMASGQEYQIRRGDKVALFPYLSVHMDPDIHPEPTAFKYDRFLNLDGTRKVNFYKSGKKIHHYSMPWGSGVSKCPGRFFALSEMKTFVLLMVMYFDFELVDPDIPVPPIDPRRWGFGTSQPSHEVRFLYRLKPVQ from the coding sequence ATGATGCTGTGGTGTACAGTGCTAGTAGCCCTGCTCACGGTTGTGGGATGCCTGTGCCTGTCCTTGCTGCTCAGGCGCCGCAGGCCCTGGGAGCCACCTCTGGACAAGGGTTTTGTGCCCTGGCTGGGTCACTCCATGGCTTTCCGGAAGAATATGTTTGAATTCTTGAAGGGGATGCGGGCCAAGCATGGGGATGTCTTCACGGTGCAGCTGGGAGGCCAGTACTTCACCTTTGTCATGGACCCCCTGTCCTTTGGCCCCATCattaagaacacagagaaagcgCTGGACTTCCAGTCCTATGCAAAAGAACTGGTGCTCAAGGTGTTTGGGTACCAGTCTGTAGATGGGGACCACAGGATGATCCACTTAGCTAGTACCAAGCATCTGATGGGGCAAGGCTTGGAGGACCTCAACCAGGTCATGCTGGACAGCCTATCCTTGGTGATGCTAGGGCCTAAAGGCTCGAGTCTGGGTGCCAGCTCCTGGCAAGAAGACGGCCTCTTTCACTTCTGCTACAGAATCCTGTTTAAGGCTGGCTTCCTGAGCTTATTCGGTTACACCAAGGACAAGCAGCAAGACCTGGATGAGGCCGATGAGCTGTTCAGGAAGTTCCGCCGATTTGACTTTCTCTTCCCCAGGTTTGTCTACTCTCTACTGGGGCCCCGGGAGTGGGTGGAAGTGAGCCAGCTGCAGCGTCTCTTCCACCAGAGACTCTCTGTGGAGCAAAACCTGGAGAAAGACGGCATAAGCTGTTGGTTAGGCTACATGCTTCAGTTTCTGAGGGAGCAAGGAATAGCTTCATCCATGCAGGACAAATTTAACTTTATGATGCTCTGGGCCTCCCAGGGGAACACGGGACCCACCTGTTTCTGGGTCCTCTTATTCCTGCTGAAGCACGAGGATGCCATGAAGGCTGTGCGTGAGGAAGCCACCCGGGTCATGGGTAAGGCCAGACTGGAAGCCAAGAAGTCGTTCACTTTCACTCCCAGTGCCCTGAAACACACTCCCGTGTTGGACAGCGTGATGGAGGAGAGCCTGCGTCTCTgtgccacccccaccctcctCAGGGTGGTACAGGAGGATTATGTCCTGAAGATGGCCAGCGGGCAAGAGTACCAGATCCGTCGCGGAGATAAGGTGGCTCTCTTCCCCTATCTCTCAGTACACATGGACCCTGACATTCACCCTGAGCCCACAGCCTTCAAGTATGATCGGTTCCTCAACCTGGATGGCACCCGGAAAGTGAACTTCTACAAGTCGGGCAAGAAGATCCACCACTATAGCATGCCTTGGGGCTCGGGTGTCTCCAAGTGCCCCGGCAGGTTCTTTGCCCTCAGCGAGATGAAGACCTTTGTCCTTCTTATGGTTATGTACTTCGACTTCGAGCTGGTCGACCCCGACATACCTGTGCCCCCCATTGACCCAAGGCGCTGGGGCTTTGGCACCTCACAGCCTAGCCATGAGGTACGCTTCCTCTATCGCCTGAAGCCCGTGCAGTGA